Genomic window (Nitrospira sp. CR1.1):
GTCGGCAGCAATTCCAGAATCAAAGGGCTGACCTTCTAGGTTGACGAGCGTCAGCCCAACAGCCTGAAGCTTTTCTTCTATTTTCCGGTGAAAGTATCGAAGTTGATTCGCATAGCGATCACCATCTCCAGCATCAAGTCTAGAAAGGACCTTTTGAAATAGTTTCGCGAATCGCCAACTTTCGATGGTCATTTCGATTATGAGTTGCTGATAGGAGCCAACTGTGAGGTCGTCGCTATTGCGATCCATTTTTTTAGTAGACGTATCTGAATACAAATGCCGGGATTGAAGAAAGCACGTCACTGCAGTGAACGGGCTCACCATCGATCACGTGTGTGAAACAAATGAAACGGAGGCAGTATACTGAAATTGATTGTATCTGGGCCACAGCCCATAAGGGGGGTACCTGAAGAAAAGTTCTCTCCCTCCAAGCGTAATGGATATAAGTTTCTATAGAATGGCAGCTAATTCTGGAAGATCTTGGAAACTTTGAGTAGTCGAGCAAAGTAGGTGGACATTTGGCCGTTCCGATGGCGAGTGCCGGATCGGAATGAACGCATTGTTCCATGCGTCTGGTTTGCTCCGTGAGGTAGCGGGCGTCGATGGCGGCGGCTGTCCGCTTTAGAGGATCGAAGTTGACCTTTCCCGCGAGGAGGCGATGGCCGATTCTCTTGCAGGTTTCAATCAGTTTATTCTGTTCCGAGCTTATTTCGTCGGAGGGGGATGCGCTCCTATATATGTGATAAGAGCAGTGATCGCTTTGCCAGCCAGATGATCCGGCGCCAAAGGTCCGAAAGTACGCAGCTTCTTGGACTTTGATGATCCCTGAGATGGATATTTTGAGTCGTGGGTATCGATGCCTACAGCATCGGCCATGAAGCGGCCAAATGTTGTATCAGACAAGTTGAGCACATAGCCGCTGACCGAGTGGAACGGTTCGTTCAACGTATGTCCTTTCGATAGTCAAGGAACTCATATGTCATGAGTGAACTGTTGCTGTTTCAGCGTCGATCGCCGTCAGGCCTGCGACTTCAACAGGCGGATGATCCGGGAATTTTGCGATGATCGACAGGCTGCCTCCCATGGCTTCGATGTAGCTGCGCAGTGTTGAAATCAAGAGGTCGCTGCGCTTTTCGAGGCGGGACACCCCTTCCTGTCCGATGCCGAGGGTTTCGGCAATGCGTTCCTGGGTGTGCCTGTGGGCCTGGCGCAATTCACGCAAGGTCATTTCCTGCGCGATCAGTTGAGCCGCGCGCGCTTCGACCTTCTTCCGGCGCGCCGCCGGCAGCTTCTTCATTTTATCTTTCAGTGTGGTAGCCATGATGTTAATTCTTTCGTTTTCTCGTCGCGCCAAGATGCCGGTCAAACCTGTTGTCGGCCTTGCGGATCAACTCTTTGTAAAACTGCTTTTCACTTCCACCTGACTTGTCTGCGGCAACGAGCACGACGGCACGGCGGCGGCGATCAAAGGCAAAAGCCACCCGCCAGACCCCATCCGCGGCATTGAACCTCAGCTCCTTCATATTCGCATGCCTGGAGCCTTTTGGGGTGTCGGCCCATGGGTGTCCGAGTACAGGGCCGAATTCCC
Coding sequences:
- a CDS encoding addiction module toxin RelE, encoding MLHFYTDLALEFDELLAHLHLLGEFGPVLGHPWADTPKGSRHANMKELRFNAADGVWRVAFAFDRRRRAVVLVAADKSGGSEKQFYKELIRKADNRFDRHLGATRKRKN
- a CDS encoding helix-turn-helix domain-containing protein; protein product: MATTLKDKMKKLPAARRKKVEARAAQLIAQEMTLRELRQAHRHTQERIAETLGIGQEGVSRLEKRSDLLISTLRSYIEAMGGSLSIIAKFPDHPPVEVAGLTAIDAETATVHS